Below is a window of Streptomyces sp. NBC_00223 DNA.
CGGCCTGGAGCACCGGGTGTTCGGCCTGGACGACCCGACCGCGGTCCGCCGCGGCCTCAAGGGCGTGGACGCGGTCGCGCACTGCGCGGGCCCCTTCGCCCGTACCGCGCTGCCGATGGCGACGGCGTGCGTGGAGACCGCGACGCCGTACGCGGACATCACCGGGGAAATCGATGTCTTCGAGTCGCTGTACGCGCTCGGCGGCCGGGCGAAATCCGCCGGGATCACCCTGCTGCCGGGCGCGGGCTTCGACGTGGTGCCCACCGACTGCGTGGCCGCGCTGCTGGCCGACCGGCTGCCGGACGCCACCCAGCTCGACCTGGCGTTCCTCACCAGCGGCGGCCCCAGCCCCGGCACCGCGCGGACCGCGCTGGCGGGCATGCGCGACGGCGGCCGGATCCGTTCCGGCGGGGAGATCCGTACGGTGCCGATCGGCTCGCGGCGGGTGCGGGCGGCCTTTCCCTCCGGGGCGCGCACGGTGGTCTCGGTGCCGTGGGGCGATGTCAGCACCGCCTACCACTCGACGGGCATCCCGGACATCACCACGTACACCGTGCTGCCCGCGCCCGTGCTGGCCGCGTCCCGGGCGCTGCGGCTCGGCCCGCTGAGCGGGGTGGCGGCGGGCGCGGTGGGCCGGCTGGTGCGCGGGCCGGGCGAGCGCCGGCTGAACTCGTCGCGCTGCGAGGTGTGGGGGCGGGCCCGCGACGCGGCGGGCAACACGGTCACGGCGACGCTGACCGGCCCCAACCCGTACAGCCTGACGGCCGATTCGGTGCTGCGGATCATGTCCCGGCTGCCGGGGCTCGAACCCGGTTTCCAGACCCCCTCGCTGGCCATGGGCGCGGACTTCGCGGCAGGCCTGGACGGCGTGACCGTCACGATGGACGCACTGTGGTGAACGTCGAAGGGCCCGCCGCGCTCCGGCTGCGCGCGGCGCGCCCGCAGGAGGCCGCGGCGCTCACCGCGCTGGCCCTGCGCTCGAAGGCGTACTGGGGCTACGACGAGGACTTCATGGCCGCCTGCCGCGGCGAACTCACCCTCCACGAGGAGACGGTCGCCGCCCACCGGACGACCGTCGCCGAGGAGGCCGACGGCGGCCGGGTGCTGGGCTTCGTCACGCTGGAGGGCGAGCCGCCGCTCGGCGCGGTCGGCATGCTCTTCGTCTCCCCCGACGCGATGGGCCGCGGCGCGGGCCGGCTGCTGTACGGGCACGCCGTCCGTACCGCCGCCGGCCTCGGCTTCACCCGGCTGACGATCGACGCCGACCCCAACGCCGAGCCCTTCTACCGGGCCATGGGCGCGGTCACGGTCTCCCGCGTCCCGTCGGGGTCGATCCCCGGCCGCACCCTGCCGCTGATGTCCGTGGACGTCCCCGCCCCCGCCTGAGCGGCCGGCGGGGACCGGGAGGCGGGCGTCAGCGCTTGCGGCCGATGCCTCCGTACACGCCGACCCGGCTCAGCTCCGCGGGGCCGGGTGTCGCGCCCTCGGGGCGCCACAGCGGGACCTGGACCAGGCCGGGGTCGACCAGGTCGAAGCCGTCGAAGAGGGCCAGCACCTCGGCGTGGGTGCGGGCGGTGAGCGCGGCGGTGGCCTTCTTGTAGACCGACAGCACATCGTCCACGGTGTCCTCGTGGAAGTCACCGGTGGCGTGCGAGAGCACCAGGTAACTGCCCTCCGGCAGCGCGTCGCGCAAGGTGGCGAGCATGCCCGCCGGGTCCTCCTCGTCGGTCACGAAGTGCAGCACCGACACCAGCATCAGGGCGACCGGCTCGTTGAAGTCGATCAGTTCGCTGATGGTGGGGTGGTCCAGGATCGTGCGCGGCTCGCGCATGTCGGCGAGGAAGAAGCCGGTGTTGCCGGTGTTGGTCAGCCGCGCCCCGGCGTGGGTGGCCACGATCGGGTCGTTGTCGATATAGGCGATGCGTACGTCGGGCGAGATCGCGTGGGCGATCTCATGGGTGTTCGGCGAGGTGGGGATGCCCGTGCCGATGTCGATGATCTGCCGGATCCCGTTCTCGGCGAGGAAGCCGACGGCCCGCTGGAGGAAGGCGCGGTTGGCGCGGGCACCGTGCACGACGTCGGGCACCACGTCCAGCACCCGCTGGGCCGCCTCCCGGTCCACCTCGTAGTTGTCTCTGCCACCGAGGAAGTAGTCGTACATCCGGGCCGGGTGCGGCCGGCTGGTGTCTATCTCGTCGACGGTGAATCCCTGGTCGGTCACGCCGTCCTCCGCTTCATTGGTACGTGGTGCAGGTTCGTTTCCGGCGGTGTCATTCGGGGCGTGCTCATCCGAGGAGGAAATCCGCGTCGCCGGCCTTGGCGCCCTGGATGAACGTGGTGATCTCGTGATGGGTGTAAATCAGCGCCGGCCCGTGCGGGTCGGTGGACTGCCGAAGCGCCACCCGGCCGTCGTTGAGCTTCTTCGCCTCGACACAGGAGCCCCCGTTGCCGCCGCTCCACGGCTTCCGCCAGCCGTCCGCGCCGAGTTCGATGGCGGGCATTCCGTTGTAGATACGGTCGATTCCGTCGTAAACGGTGTCGTACAGGTCTTCGTACGCGTATACGCCGCTGTATATGTCGTCGTTGGTGATGCGATCCATGGTTCAGATCTCCTTGCGCATGCCATCGAGGATGGCTTTCGTGCTGTGTGCGGGCGCTGCCTGTGCGCACATCCGGTCGAGGGCTTCCAGGAACGTCGACACGTCGTCACGGTCGTCGAAATAGGCACCGCCCACCAGGCTTTCGGTGTAGGCGATGTCCGGGATCTCCTGGAGCTGGAACCGGAAGATATGAAAGGGGCCGTACATCGCCGGGTGCGGTCCGGCCGCGAACGGGATCACCTGGAGCCGTACGTTGGGCCGCTCGGTGGCCTCGATCAGCGCGGTGAACTGGTCGCGCATCACCTTGCGGCCGCCGATCGGCCGGCGCAGCACCGTCTCGTCCATGACGACCCACAGCAGGGGCGCGCCCTCGCGGCTGAGCAGCGCCTGGCGTTCGATACGCACGGTGACGAGTCGCTCGATCTCGTCGGCGGGCGCGTGCGGCAGTCCGGCGCGCAGGACCGCGCGCGCGTACGTCGGGATCTGCAGCAGGCCGGGGACGTAGTGCGGCTCGTAGGCGCGGATGACCGACGCCTCGCCCTCAAGGCTCACGAAGGCGCTGAACCACTCGGGCAGCACATCGCGGAAGCTGTGCCACCAGCCCGGGCGGTTGGCCTCGCGGGCGAGCGACAGAAAGCCGCCGATCTCCTCGGGCGCGGTGATGCCGTACGTGACCAAAAGCTTCTCGACATAAGGGATTTTCAGCCCGACTTCGGCCTTTTCCATCCGCCGAATGGTGGCGTGCGTCACATCGAGTGCGCGCCCGGCCTGTTCAAAGCTGAGCCCCGCCTTCTCCCGGAGGTCCTGAAGACGCTTGCCGAGCACCATGCGCAGGACGGTCGGAGCACCACCCGGGCGGGGGTCCATCACGTGCCTCATCCTCCAACTCGCTTGGCTCACAAGCAGTGTGTCATGACGTCAGCGCGTTCAACAGCATGTCTTGTCGATTCTGCAAATTACAGAACGGACCTTGCCATGTGTCCGGGGCGAGCCTCATAGTTACGGAGTGGTTCCTTCAGCTGACGCCCTCCGGCACGAGTGCCGGGACGGCGTCGGACACCCCGGCCGCCGTGATGTCTTCCGGCTGCCCGCGCTGAGCGCGTCCGTGGCGGACGCCCGCGGGCGAATACGGGCACGCCTGCTCGAGTGGGACGCGGACGACGAACTCCGCGACGACGCCGGTCTGGTGATCACCGAACTGTTCACCAACGCGGTCCGGCACACCGACAGCGCCAGGAT
It encodes the following:
- a CDS encoding helix-turn-helix domain-containing protein; this encodes MVLGKRLQDLREKAGLSFEQAGRALDVTHATIRRMEKAEVGLKIPYVEKLLVTYGITAPEEIGGFLSLAREANRPGWWHSFRDVLPEWFSAFVSLEGEASVIRAYEPHYVPGLLQIPTYARAVLRAGLPHAPADEIERLVTVRIERQALLSREGAPLLWVVMDETVLRRPIGGRKVMRDQFTALIEATERPNVRLQVIPFAAGPHPAMYGPFHIFRFQLQEIPDIAYTESLVGGAYFDDRDDVSTFLEALDRMCAQAAPAHSTKAILDGMRKEI
- a CDS encoding saccharopine dehydrogenase family protein codes for the protein MTWLLYGATGYTGRLIARRATTQGLRPVLAGRNAAKLVPLAAELGLEHRVFGLDDPTAVRRGLKGVDAVAHCAGPFARTALPMATACVETATPYADITGEIDVFESLYALGGRAKSAGITLLPGAGFDVVPTDCVAALLADRLPDATQLDLAFLTSGGPSPGTARTALAGMRDGGRIRSGGEIRTVPIGSRRVRAAFPSGARTVVSVPWGDVSTAYHSTGIPDITTYTVLPAPVLAASRALRLGPLSGVAAGAVGRLVRGPGERRLNSSRCEVWGRARDAAGNTVTATLTGPNPYSLTADSVLRIMSRLPGLEPGFQTPSLAMGADFAAGLDGVTVTMDALW
- a CDS encoding SAM-dependent methyltransferase, translating into MTDQGFTVDEIDTSRPHPARMYDYFLGGRDNYEVDREAAQRVLDVVPDVVHGARANRAFLQRAVGFLAENGIRQIIDIGTGIPTSPNTHEIAHAISPDVRIAYIDNDPIVATHAGARLTNTGNTGFFLADMREPRTILDHPTISELIDFNEPVALMLVSVLHFVTDEEDPAGMLATLRDALPEGSYLVLSHATGDFHEDTVDDVLSVYKKATAALTARTHAEVLALFDGFDLVDPGLVQVPLWRPEGATPGPAELSRVGVYGGIGRKR
- a CDS encoding DUF397 domain-containing protein — encoded protein: MPAIELGADGWRKPWSGGNGGSCVEAKKLNDGRVALRQSTDPHGPALIYTHHEITTFIQGAKAGDADFLLG
- a CDS encoding GNAT family N-acetyltransferase, which produces MNVEGPAALRLRAARPQEAAALTALALRSKAYWGYDEDFMAACRGELTLHEETVAAHRTTVAEEADGGRVLGFVTLEGEPPLGAVGMLFVSPDAMGRGAGRLLYGHAVRTAAGLGFTRLTIDADPNAEPFYRAMGAVTVSRVPSGSIPGRTLPLMSVDVPAPA